In Thermodesulfobacteriota bacterium, the following proteins share a genomic window:
- a CDS encoding PIN domain-containing protein, whose amino-acid sequence MLSFNVAFENVVLIDTSAAIALKDPNDEHYQDAKFFFESSQGLSWVVLNETSHESYTKSRYDFYHEKAIEIYNFLTDDKMIALTFDEKDEEESVKILKKYSQHCISYHDALCAVIMKKAGIYKIFTFDSDFWTLGFQIVPGITKKKKKR is encoded by the coding sequence GTGCTTTCATTTAACGTAGCGTTTGAAAACGTAGTTTTAATTGATACTTCCGCCGCGATTGCTCTAAAAGACCCAAATGACGAGCATTATCAAGACGCGAAGTTTTTTTTTGAATCGTCACAAGGTCTTTCCTGGGTTGTTTTAAACGAAACATCTCATGAATCATACACAAAATCTAGGTATGATTTTTATCATGAGAAAGCCATAGAAATATATAATTTCTTAACTGATGATAAGATGATAGCACTCACTTTTGATGAGAAAGATGAAGAGGAATCAGTAAAAATATTAAAAAAATATTCACAGCATTGCATTAGTTATCATGATGCACTCTGTGCGGTTATTATGAAAAAGGCTGGAATATATAAAATATTTACATTTGATTCAGACTTCTGGACTCTGGGCTTCCAAATAGTGCCCGGCATAACCA